The following are encoded in a window of Mycobacterium vicinigordonae genomic DNA:
- a CDS encoding lysophospholipid acyltransferase family protein translates to MAPFPAPRRNDIATKPIDIHAVMNHPPRVERLRTALDKLQDSISPLIDLYRPFVDGLDTLPADGRFLLVGNHTQFLGGEVLLVPHFVRRAIGTRVRPLADRRFAQRPGFGHDVMTAYGGVIGDPETARELMRHNETILVFPGGGREIAKFKGEEYQLRWGARAGFARLAVEHDYPIVPVGLVGGDDVYKSMVTRDSLLGRLSRALSTRMSGDADMAMPLMRGVGPTFIPRPQRMYLRFGRPIATSTPEGVSNEYWVASLREQTREALEAILADLLTIRAKDPFRELNPLAWSSAIGER, encoded by the coding sequence ATGGCTCCATTCCCAGCTCCACGACGCAACGACATTGCCACCAAACCAATCGATATCCACGCCGTCATGAACCACCCACCGCGGGTTGAGAGACTACGGACCGCACTGGACAAGCTGCAGGACAGCATCTCCCCGCTGATCGACCTCTACCGCCCCTTCGTCGATGGGTTGGATACGCTGCCGGCCGACGGACGATTCCTGTTGGTGGGCAACCACACTCAGTTCTTGGGCGGCGAAGTCCTCTTGGTTCCGCACTTCGTGCGCCGCGCGATCGGTACCCGGGTCCGACCACTCGCCGACCGCCGTTTCGCCCAGCGACCCGGGTTTGGCCACGACGTGATGACTGCCTACGGTGGTGTCATCGGCGATCCCGAGACAGCACGAGAACTGATGCGGCACAACGAAACCATCCTCGTGTTCCCCGGCGGTGGCCGCGAGATCGCGAAGTTCAAGGGCGAGGAATACCAGCTAAGATGGGGCGCCCGCGCCGGGTTTGCGCGTCTGGCGGTGGAGCACGACTACCCGATCGTTCCGGTCGGACTGGTCGGCGGAGACGACGTGTACAAGAGCATGGTCACCCGCGACAGCTTGCTGGGCCGGCTCAGCAGGGCTTTGAGCACCCGGATGTCGGGTGACGCCGACATGGCGATGCCATTGATGCGCGGCGTTGGGCCCACCTTCATCCCGCGCCCCCAGCGGATGTACCTGCGCTTCGGTCGACCGATCGCCACCAGCACGCCCGAGGGCGTGTCGAACGAGTACTGGGTGGCCTCCCTACGGGAGCAGACTCGCGAAGCGCTCGAAGCGATCCTGGCCGACCTGCTTACTATCCGCGCCAAAGACCCTTTCCGCGAGCTCAATCCGCTGGCTTGGTCCAGCGCGATCGGCGAGAGGTGA
- a CDS encoding mannan-binding family protein: MIRRILATLLLTAVTALSGGPHVATAQASAESFCGELGGGWDGQYCHTAVTSERNAVRDIKVAVPVDLVDNPTAGPVIRDYLRTLVGNWRKANSLMAADSYGEENYQVFQHGNLLSAVFHEDYHADGPKPNNAYRTFTFDMAGGRRVQLADLTNGPLAAIAGPAQPFIETALNQAAPPHDPGTYPFSVDRWTPDKVYSGAYRAWALTPDELIIYMPDYPVGHDEPIDFSPGLPQWYMDGGTVEAHIPLSALGSVLRV; encoded by the coding sequence GTGATCAGAAGAATTCTCGCGACACTGCTCTTGACAGCCGTCACGGCACTATCGGGCGGTCCACACGTGGCCACCGCGCAAGCATCGGCCGAATCGTTCTGCGGTGAACTCGGCGGCGGCTGGGACGGCCAGTACTGCCACACCGCGGTGACCTCGGAGCGCAACGCCGTGCGCGACATCAAGGTCGCCGTGCCCGTCGACCTCGTCGACAACCCAACGGCGGGTCCGGTGATTCGCGACTACCTGCGCACACTCGTCGGCAACTGGCGAAAAGCCAACTCCCTGATGGCCGCTGACAGTTACGGCGAAGAGAACTACCAGGTCTTCCAGCACGGCAACCTGCTCAGTGCCGTTTTCCACGAGGACTACCACGCCGACGGGCCCAAGCCGAACAACGCATACCGCACCTTCACCTTCGACATGGCCGGCGGTCGGCGCGTGCAATTGGCGGACCTGACTAACGGACCCCTCGCCGCCATCGCGGGGCCGGCTCAACCGTTCATCGAAACCGCACTCAATCAAGCTGCGCCACCGCATGATCCGGGCACCTATCCGTTTTCGGTGGACCGGTGGACACCGGACAAGGTCTACTCCGGCGCATATCGGGCGTGGGCGCTGACGCCGGACGAGTTGATCATCTACATGCCCGACTACCCGGTCGGACACGACGAGCCGATCGACTTCTCGCCAGGACTGCCGCAGTGGTACATGGACGGCGGCACCGTCGAAGCGCACATCCCGCTATCGGCGCTGGGTTCGGTGCTTCGGGTATAG
- a CDS encoding MlaD family protein produces MIESFAGTIVRMVRAAHRRQVWLSVAGLALTLIVATTYLLVSALRVKPFASSYRVVVHLTESGGLLPNQDVSLRGVRIGRVDSLRITDRGVDAIASIDDTVKVPASAVAHVSGLSPAGEQFIDFQAENDTGPYLHDGSYISLDRTTVPVSLAQLLGDADGMLAQVDPHKLDVIKKELSLSKEGPAKLTAIVDGGTFLLSTLDSVLPQTTSVLRTSRVVLTLAADKNAGLAAATVDLNRTLGGIARMQGGYRRLADQSPQSLSTIDGLFSDNSDTMVQLLGSLATASQLLYLRVPALNALFPSYRGSVLDAVASSFHDHGVWATAELYPRYACDYGTPSHPPSAADYYEPFMYTYCRDDDPGVGIRGAKNAPRPGGDDTAGPPPGADLGRRTDPTPRGRYTIPTPYGGPTLPIEPPH; encoded by the coding sequence AACCACCTATCTGCTGGTCAGTGCGCTCCGCGTAAAGCCGTTCGCGTCGTCGTATCGGGTGGTCGTGCATCTGACGGAATCCGGTGGCCTGCTGCCCAATCAGGATGTCTCGCTGCGCGGCGTGCGCATCGGGCGTGTCGATTCGCTGCGCATCACCGACCGGGGTGTGGACGCGATCGCCAGTATCGACGACACCGTGAAGGTACCGGCATCGGCCGTGGCGCACGTCTCGGGGTTGTCGCCGGCCGGTGAGCAGTTCATCGACTTTCAGGCCGAGAACGATACCGGGCCCTATCTGCACGACGGCAGCTATATCTCTCTCGATCGCACCACTGTCCCGGTCAGCCTTGCGCAGTTGCTCGGTGACGCGGACGGGATGCTGGCCCAGGTCGATCCGCACAAGCTCGACGTGATCAAGAAGGAACTCAGCCTGAGCAAGGAAGGTCCCGCCAAGCTGACCGCCATCGTGGACGGCGGGACGTTCCTGCTCTCCACGCTCGATTCGGTGCTGCCGCAGACCACCAGCGTCCTGCGCACCAGCCGGGTGGTGCTGACGCTGGCGGCCGACAAAAACGCCGGACTGGCCGCGGCCACCGTCGACCTCAACCGCACGCTGGGCGGTATCGCCAGGATGCAGGGAGGGTATCGGCGGCTCGCCGACCAATCACCGCAATCACTTTCGACGATTGACGGCCTTTTCAGCGACAATTCCGACACCATGGTCCAGTTGCTGGGCAGCCTGGCCACCGCGTCTCAGCTGCTCTATCTGCGGGTGCCAGCGCTCAACGCATTGTTCCCGAGCTACCGCGGATCAGTGCTGGATGCGGTGGCCAGCTCCTTCCATGACCACGGCGTGTGGGCCACCGCAGAGCTTTATCCCCGCTACGCGTGCGACTACGGGACACCGAGTCATCCGCCTTCGGCCGCCGACTATTACGAGCCTTTCATGTACACCTACTGCCGCGACGATGACCCGGGGGTGGGGATCCGAGGTGCCAAGAACGCGCCGCGGCCGGGAGGCGACGACACCGCCGGCCCCCCACCGGGTGCCGACCTGGGACGGCGGACCGACCCAACACCGCGCGGCCGCTACACGATCCCAACGCCTTACGGCGGACCTACCCTGCCGATCGAACCGCCGCACTGA
- a CDS encoding tetratricopeptide repeat protein, which translates to MTPERDHPEHVQDSAASAAFQLGLRLSTEGDIEAALTAYQQAIDSGHPHWASAAAFSIGFLRAEQGDSEAAVRAYRLAVDSEHPEHAPMAALNLGNLLAEQGDTDGAVAAYRVAIESGHEESIRIALLQLGGLRARRGDAAGAEVAYRIAVASGHPDVLPTAAFNLALTREALGDVSGAVEAYEIVIAANHPQLAPMAVFNLALLQDKKGDLAQAAAGYQAAIDSGTPEHMPKAAVNLGLLREKLGDFSGASDAYRLALDSEDVDVAPVAAISMAKLREKEGDAAQAAALYQAAIDSGHPEHVPEAANALGMLRAGQDDPDGAAAAYQIALDSGHPDHAPAAALRFGILWAGQGEVARAAAAFQVAVDSQSTEASSAAAFGLGTLRAEHGDTAAARTALRRAVESGHPVWGLRAQERLQTLTPEPRRRSIFRFRRD; encoded by the coding sequence GTGACCCCAGAGCGCGACCACCCCGAGCACGTTCAGGACTCGGCAGCGAGCGCAGCATTTCAACTTGGACTGCGGCTATCCACCGAGGGCGACATCGAGGCCGCCCTAACGGCTTATCAGCAGGCCATCGATTCCGGCCACCCGCACTGGGCGTCGGCGGCCGCCTTCAGTATCGGCTTCCTGCGGGCCGAGCAGGGTGATTCGGAGGCAGCGGTTCGCGCCTATCGGCTGGCGGTCGACTCGGAGCACCCCGAGCACGCCCCGATGGCGGCGCTGAACCTCGGCAATCTGCTCGCCGAGCAGGGTGACACCGACGGCGCGGTAGCCGCCTATCGGGTGGCCATCGAATCGGGACACGAGGAATCAATTCGGATCGCACTGCTGCAACTAGGTGGGCTACGAGCGCGGCGCGGCGATGCCGCCGGAGCCGAGGTGGCTTATCGAATCGCAGTAGCCTCCGGGCACCCCGACGTCCTACCTACCGCCGCGTTCAATCTGGCGTTGACCAGAGAAGCCCTGGGCGATGTCTCAGGCGCCGTGGAGGCTTACGAGATCGTCATCGCCGCCAATCACCCGCAGCTTGCGCCGATGGCTGTCTTCAACCTGGCGTTATTGCAGGACAAGAAGGGCGATCTCGCCCAAGCGGCCGCGGGATACCAGGCTGCGATCGATTCGGGCACCCCCGAACACATGCCAAAGGCGGCGGTCAACCTCGGATTGCTGCGGGAAAAGCTCGGCGATTTCAGCGGTGCGAGCGACGCTTATCGGCTCGCACTGGACAGCGAGGACGTGGATGTGGCACCGGTGGCCGCCATCAGCATGGCGAAGCTGCGCGAGAAGGAGGGCGACGCCGCACAGGCGGCGGCCCTGTACCAGGCGGCGATCGATTCCGGTCACCCCGAGCATGTCCCGGAGGCGGCCAATGCCCTCGGGATGCTGCGGGCCGGGCAGGACGATCCCGACGGCGCCGCCGCCGCCTATCAGATCGCGCTCGACTCCGGACATCCCGACCACGCGCCCGCCGCGGCACTGCGATTCGGGATTCTGTGGGCCGGACAGGGCGAGGTGGCGCGTGCCGCGGCCGCGTTTCAAGTGGCAGTCGACTCGCAAAGTACCGAGGCGTCGTCCGCCGCAGCGTTCGGCCTGGGCACCCTGCGCGCCGAGCACGGCGACACTGCCGCGGCGCGGACGGCGCTGCGGCGCGCGGTCGAGTCGGGCCACCCGGTCTGGGGTCTACGAGCCCAGGAGCGATTACAGACGCTTACGCCAGAACCACGCCGCCGTTCAATCTTCCGCTTTCGCCGTGACTGA
- a CDS encoding L,D-transpeptidase, with product MAPLRRRRSWLVVAMVLVAVFGVSCGNAPSSPVAAKVIENKGTPYADLLVPKLTASVVDGAVGVTVDAPVTVSVADGVLASVTLVNDNGRQIAGQLTPDGLHWQTAEQLGYNRRYTLNAKATGLGGAADRQMTFQTSSPAHLTMPYVVPSDGEVVGVGQPVAIRFDENIADRVAAEKAIKITTNPPVEGAFYWLNRREVRWRPEHFWKPGTTVDVAVNTYGVNLGEGMFGEDNVKMHFTIGDELIATADDSTKMVTVRINGEVVKTMPTSMGKDSTPTNNGIYTVGARFKHIIMDSSTYGVPVNSPNGYRTDVDWATQISYSGIFVHSAPWSVGAQGHSNTSHGCLNVSPSNAQWFYDHVKRGDIVEVLNTVGGILPGTEGLGDWNIPWDQWRAGNANT from the coding sequence ATGGCGCCTTTGCGCAGACGTCGATCGTGGCTGGTTGTGGCTATGGTCCTGGTTGCTGTGTTTGGTGTCAGTTGCGGCAACGCGCCAAGCTCGCCGGTTGCGGCCAAGGTGATCGAGAACAAGGGCACCCCGTACGCCGATCTGTTGGTGCCCAAGCTCACTGCCTCGGTCGTCGACGGCGCCGTGGGTGTCACCGTGGATGCGCCGGTGACCGTCAGCGTCGCCGACGGAGTGCTCGCGTCGGTCACCCTGGTAAACGACAACGGCCGGCAGATTGCGGGTCAACTCACCCCGGACGGGCTGCACTGGCAGACCGCCGAACAGTTGGGCTACAACCGCCGGTACACGCTGAACGCGAAGGCGACGGGGCTCGGTGGAGCCGCGGACCGCCAGATGACCTTTCAGACCAGCTCTCCGGCGCACCTGACCATGCCTTATGTCGTCCCCAGTGACGGCGAAGTGGTGGGCGTGGGCCAACCAGTGGCGATTCGGTTCGACGAGAATATTGCCGACCGCGTGGCCGCTGAGAAAGCCATCAAGATCACCACCAACCCACCTGTTGAGGGCGCGTTCTACTGGCTGAATCGGCGCGAAGTGCGTTGGCGCCCAGAGCATTTCTGGAAGCCCGGCACCACCGTCGACGTGGCGGTGAACACCTACGGCGTCAATCTGGGTGAAGGCATGTTCGGCGAGGACAACGTCAAGATGCACTTCACCATCGGCGATGAGTTGATCGCGACCGCCGACGACAGCACCAAGATGGTGACGGTGCGCATCAACGGCGAAGTGGTGAAGACCATGCCGACGTCGATGGGCAAGGACAGCACTCCCACCAACAACGGGATCTACACCGTCGGCGCCCGGTTCAAGCACATCATCATGGATTCGTCGACCTACGGGGTACCGGTCAACTCGCCCAACGGATATCGCACCGACGTCGACTGGGCCACCCAAATCTCTTACAGCGGTATCTTCGTGCACTCTGCACCGTGGTCGGTGGGCGCGCAGGGCCACTCCAATACCAGTCACGGCTGCCTGAACGTGAGCCCGAGCAACGCGCAGTGGTTCTACGACCATGTCAAGCGGGGCGACATCGTCGAGGTCTTGAACACCGTGGGGGGCATCTTGCCGGGAACCGAGGGACTCGGCGACTGGAACATTCCCTGGGACCAGTGGCGCGCGGGTAACGCCAACACCTAA
- a CDS encoding TetR family transcriptional regulator codes for MRSTDELRDTILAAARSEFASYGLAGARIDRIARAANASKERLYAHFGDKESLFRSVVAADSAEFFDAVSLCPDAVPEFVGGIYDLARQRPEHLRMITWANLEGLALDPPPADEWDSVPARDIRAIEQAQASGWVDPCWQPMELLVLLFGVGLSWALSPHPDARTTDSEVVARRRADVVEAARRIIAPSTPSA; via the coding sequence GTGCGCAGCACCGATGAACTCCGCGACACCATCCTTGCTGCCGCGCGCTCCGAGTTCGCCAGCTACGGGCTAGCCGGCGCCCGGATCGACCGAATCGCGCGTGCCGCGAACGCGAGCAAGGAGCGGCTCTACGCGCACTTCGGCGACAAGGAATCGCTTTTCCGCAGTGTGGTGGCTGCCGATAGCGCGGAGTTCTTCGACGCCGTCAGCCTGTGCCCCGACGCGGTTCCGGAGTTCGTCGGTGGCATCTATGACCTGGCCCGCCAGCGTCCCGAGCACCTGCGGATGATCACCTGGGCCAATCTGGAGGGCCTGGCGTTGGACCCACCGCCGGCCGACGAATGGGATTCGGTGCCGGCCCGCGACATTCGCGCCATCGAGCAGGCACAGGCCAGCGGCTGGGTCGATCCGTGCTGGCAGCCCATGGAGTTACTGGTGTTGTTGTTCGGGGTAGGGCTGTCCTGGGCGCTGTCGCCGCATCCGGATGCACGGACGACCGATTCCGAGGTTGTCGCCCGGCGTCGCGCGGACGTGGTCGAGGCCGCCCGGCGGATTATCGCCCCATCGACCCCGTCAGCGTAG
- a CDS encoding tetratricopeptide repeat protein, which translates to MDEKGDEIDETAGAEDDARAEAASKSGDADPDGESGDADADTESPDADADTEAKASDINDACDEDDSDDEESQDEGADEDAPLLGKRAKKSGTASRVKRPWRSYLRRSIMPGLLVASLAISGFLGWKVWQNHQIQVAGQQAQQAAIKYAQVLTSIDSNNVDENFRQVLDGATGEFKDMYSQSSVQLRQLLIDNKATAHGVVVDSAIASESTNKVVVLVFIDQTVANMAVPDPRIDRSRIKMTMEKVDGRWRAAKIQLL; encoded by the coding sequence ATGGACGAAAAAGGCGATGAAATCGACGAAACCGCAGGGGCCGAGGACGATGCCCGCGCCGAAGCAGCGAGCAAGTCAGGGGACGCCGATCCCGACGGCGAGTCGGGAGACGCCGATGCCGACACCGAGTCGCCGGACGCCGATGCCGACACCGAGGCCAAAGCCAGCGACATCAACGACGCGTGCGATGAAGACGACTCCGACGATGAAGAGTCCCAGGATGAAGGGGCCGACGAAGACGCCCCACTACTAGGCAAACGCGCCAAGAAGTCCGGCACGGCGTCACGGGTCAAGCGGCCCTGGCGCAGCTACCTGCGCCGCAGCATCATGCCGGGCTTACTCGTTGCATCTCTTGCGATTTCAGGGTTCCTCGGCTGGAAAGTGTGGCAGAACCACCAGATCCAGGTGGCAGGCCAGCAGGCCCAACAAGCCGCCATCAAATACGCCCAAGTGCTGACGAGCATCGACTCCAACAACGTCGACGAGAACTTTCGTCAGGTGCTCGATGGCGCCACTGGCGAGTTCAAGGACATGTATAGCCAATCCAGCGTGCAACTGCGGCAGTTGCTGATCGACAACAAAGCGACGGCACACGGAGTGGTGGTGGACTCGGCGATCGCCTCCGAGTCCACGAACAAGGTAGTGGTGCTGGTCTTCATCGATCAGACCGTGGCCAACATGGCGGTGCCCGACCCGCGCATCGACCGCAGCCGCATCAAGATGACGATGGAAAAGGTCGACGGTCGCTGGCGGGCAGCCAAAATTCAACTGCTCTAA